The genomic region CTCGGACAAGACCAACGAGGTGTTCGAGCAGTCCATGACGTTCACCGACGGCTACCTGCACCCGGGCGACAAACCCGGCATCGGCGTCGAATTCAACGAGGAAGCCGCAGCCGCCTACCCCTACCAGCAGGCCTACCTGCCCTACAACCGCCTCGTCGACGGAACGGTCCACGACTGGTGAACGGGCCCGGTTCAGGCGGGCATCCCCAGGCCCCAGGCCTTCGCGTAATTGTCATGGGCGTGTCCGGCTGCGGCAAGAGCACCATCGGCGATCTCCTGGCCCGCGAACTGGGCGCGCCCTTCCTCGACGGCGACTCGCTGCACCCGGTGGAGAACGTCACCAAGATGGCCGCCGGCACGCCGCTGACGGACGAGGACCGCTGGCCCTGGCTGGTGATCGTGGGCCGGGAACTGGCGGGTGCCGGCCCGGACGGACTGGTCCTCGCCTGCTCTGCGCTGCGGCGCAGCTACCGGGACGCAATCCGGGAACAGGCCCCGGGCGCCGTCTTCCTGCACCTGCACGGCAGCAAAGAGGTCCTGACCGCCCGCACCGAGGGGCGGACCGGCCACTTCATGCCGCCAGCCCTCCTCGACTCGCAGCTGGCCACCCTCGAACCGCTGCAGGCGGATGAGGCCGGCGTGGTGGTCGACATCGCCGCGCCCGTAAACGCCGTCGTCGAACAGACGATGTCCGGTCTCATCCGCCTGGGCTTCCGCGCAGCGAGCTAGGCACAGCCCAGCGAGCTAGTCACGCCGCGTCATTAGCCGCGAACGGACACTTGAGGCCCCGCGATCCCACTCTGCGAAAGGGGCTTAAGTGTCTGTTCGCGCTCTGTGCTCCCGTGGGCCGGGAGGCGTACCGTATGGCTCATGGAGAGTACAGGGTGCGCGGTGGTGGGCGGCGGCCCGGCCGGCATGATGCTGGGCCTCTTGCTGGCGCGGGCCGGCGTGCAGGTCACCGTACTGGAGAAACACGGCGACTTCCTCCGTGATTTCCGCGGCGACACGGTCCATGCCTCCACCATCAGGCTCATTGACGAACTCGGGCTCGGCGCCGAGTTCCGGGAACTGCCGCAAAGCAGGCTGCGCAATGTTGCCTTCCCCGTTCCCGGCGGCGGCATGATCACGCTCGGCGATTTTTCCGGCCTGAAGCCGCCGTACAACTACATCGCCATGATGCCGCAGTGGGACTTTCTGAACTTCCTGGCCCGGACCGCAGCGGACGAGCCCTCGTTCACGCTGCTGATGGAGCACACAGCGACGTCGCTGATGTACGACGGCGGCCGGGTTGCGGGCGTGCGCTACCGGACCAAGGAGGGCACCGAGGGTGCCCTCCGCGCCGACCTCGTGGTGGCCGCCGACGGCCGGCATTCGGTGCTGCGCCAGGCCGCGGGGCTCAAGTCCAGGGAATACCCGGTGCCCTTCGACACGTGGTGGTTCAAGCTGCCGCGCTTCGCGTCCGAGCAGGGTGAGGTGGCCGGCATCGTTCCCGCCTTCGGGGAACGCGACGCCGTGATTGCCTTGTTCCGCGACGACTACTACCAAATGGGCTACTTCGCACCGAAAGGCTCCGGTGACCGCATCAAGACCGAGGGCGTGGAACGGTTCCGCGAACGGATCGCCGCGCTGCGCCCGGACCTGGCCGACCGTCTCGAGGCCGTCAGGTCGCTGGAGGACCTTCACTGGCTGGACGTCCGGCTGGACAGGCTGCTGCGCTGGTACGTGGACGGGCTGCTGTGCATCGGCGACGCCGCTCATGCCATGTCCCCGGCCGGAGGCGTAGGCATCAACCTCGCTATCCAGGACGCCGTCGCGGCGGCGGCCCGGCTGGCGCCCGCGCTGCTGCGCCGGAATGTCACGGTGAAGGATCTTGCGGCGGTGCAGCGGCGCCGGATGCCGCCCACGGTCATCATCCAGACCGTCCAGCGGGGCATGCACCGGGCCGTGTTCATTCCCCTGTTCAGCGGAAAGCGGTCCGGCGCGCCTCCCTTCGTGCAGTTCGTCGGGCGGCACTTCCCGGCCATGCGGCGCATTCTGCCGCGGCTCATCGCCATCGGCCTCCGGCCTGAGCACGCCCCGGCGTTCGCCCGCCGGGAGGCCCGGCGGCCCACTGCCTAGGCGGTCCGTCACAACCCGGTCAGCCACTAAACTGGACCCCATGACTGCCACCCCGGACTCGCTTTCCAACACCGCTGCCCGTGCCCGACTTCTGGAACTGATCAAGGAGCTCGCGGTTGTCCGCGGCAAGGTCATTCTGTCCAGCGGAGCCGAGGCCGACTACTACATCGACCTGCGCCGCATCACCCTTCACCACGAGGCCTCCAAGCTCGTGGGCCAGGTCATGCTGTCCCTGATTGACGACGCCGGCATTGACTTTGAATGCGCCGGCGGCCTCACGATGGGGGCCGACCCGGTGGGCGCCGCCGTCATGCACGCGGCCACCGACGCCGGCCGGGCCATCGACGCTTTCGTTGTCCGCAAGGCGCAGAAGTCCTACGGCATGGGCCGCCAGGTGGAAGGTCCCTCCGTCGAGGGCCGCAAGGTCCTGGTGCTCGAGGACACCTCCACCACCGGCGGCTCGGCCCTGACCGCCGTCGAGGGCGTGCGCAACGCCGGCGGCAACGTCGTGGCTGTGGCCGTCATCGTCGACCGTGACACCGGAGCCAAGGAAAAGATCGAAGCCGAGGCCGGCGTGCCCTACCTCTACGCCTTCAGCAAGGACGAGCTCGGCCTGAGCTGAGCCCAGCTGATCGGAGCTGGGGCGGACGACGGCGGCAGGTCCCGCCGTCGTCCGCTCCACTTTTGGGCCCTAAGACTTTGGGCCAGAGGCGTGGCCCGCTTGTGCTGCCCGGATGGAGTGTGCCTAGGGTAGTCCAGTGCCATATGAAGGGGCCGCCGGCCAGACGGGACGGCAGAGGGCGCCGGGCGCGGAGGCTGCCCGGCTCCTTCGGCGCGCCGCCGACCTGAAACGGTTCTCCCGCCGGACCTTCCTCTCCGGAGCGGGCGCGTCCACCATCCTTGCCGCGGACATGCTGTTCACGAAGCGCGTCCAGGAGGAGCGGCAGGTCCACAAGATCCTCGTGGTGGAGGACGATTTCGCGCAGAGCTACTTCCCCCACGCCAGCTGGATCCTGTTCCCCGGCTACAAGACCAGCTGGGAAGAGGCCCAGTGGATCCTCAACTCGCTCCGCGGCAGCCTGAGGCTGCGCGGCCAGCTCGCGGCGGCCGGATATTCGAACCTGGGACTGGACATCGACCAGCTGGTGATCGCGGTGATCGAGCACGTCCGGGCGCACAACCTCACCACGCTCTACTTCTACGGCCACAGCTTCGGTGGCATGGTGGCGACGCAGGTGGCCGCCCGGCTGCTGGAACTGCATGGCGTCAAGGTTGAGCTGATCGTGCTCGACTGCAGCCCCTACAGCAAGTTCGACGTCCTGGACCAGAGCTGGTTCGACGGCGTGGTGTTCCTCTACGAAAGCGGCTTCCGAATCCCGTCCGTGCTGCGCGGGGGCTACGAACTGGGGGAGCGGGTGGTCCACAAGGACGAGCGCACGTGGCGGCAGATTCTCGACCAGACGCTGGAGCAGCTGTCCCCGATCGCCCCCTCAAGCGTGCTGATCCAGACGGAATCCGCCTACATCTACCACTTCGATGCCACCCGCTTCGCGGACCAGATCGGGGATACCCGCATGGCGTACATCGGAAATCCGCGGGACCAGACAGTCAACTACCGGACGGCCCGTGATTCCTGGGCGCACACCTTCGCCGCCAACATGGTCTCAGCCGACCGGCAGACCGACGGGGCGCTGCCGGCCCACGCCAGCCCGGGCTGGAACCCGTTCGTGTACCGGCCCATCCTCGAGGACCTGGAGAACGAGATCTTCCCGCTGCCCGGAGGCGGCGGGAAGATGACACCGTTCTGACGACGCGGTCGTGACCCGGAACCGGGACCAGTGCGGCCGGCGTCAGATCTGGTTCTTGAGGTCCGCCACGGAGGTCAGCACCTGGTTGGGGCGGAACGGATAAGAAGCAATGTCGTCGCGCTGCGTGATGCCGCTGAGCACCAGTACGGTATGCAGCCCGGCTTCCATGCCTGCGATGATGTCGGTGTCCATGCGGTCGCCGATCATCGCGGTGGTCTCCGAGTGCGCGTCGATCTGGTTCATGGCCGAGCGGAACATCATGGGGTTCGGCTTGCCCACAATGTACGGTTCCCGCCCCGTGGCCTTGGTGATCAGGGCAGCGATGGCGCCGGTGGCGGGCATCGGGCCATCCTTGGACGGGCCGGTGGCGTCCGGGTTCGTAGCGATGAAGCGCGCCCCGGCAAGGATCAGCCGGATCGCCATGGTGATCGCCTCGAAGGAGTACGTGCGGGTTTCGCCGAGCACCACGAAGTCGGGGTTCTGGTCGGTGAGGATGAAGCCGGCCTCGTGGAGCGCCGTCGTCAGCCCTGCCTCGCCGATGGTGTACGCGCGGTTGCCGGACTCCGAACCCCGTACCTGGTCCTTCAGGAACTGGGCGGTGGCCAGGGCCGACGTCCAGATGTTCTCCTCCGGGATTTCCAAGCCGGAGGTCCGCAGCCGGGCGGCGAGGTCGCGCGGTGTGAAGATCGAGTTGTTGGTCAGGACCAGGAACCGCTTCGAGGTGTCCACCCAGCGCTGGATCAGTTCCGCTGCTCCGGGTACGGCCTGGTTCTCATGCACCAGGACCCCGTCCATGTCGGTGAGCCAGCACTCAATTTCCTGGCCGCTGCGGTAGACGGCCGCCGATGTCTTTACCTTGTCCGCTTCTGCCATGTCATTCCTTCACCGAGATGTTTGCGTTCGGAGCCCAGTCTAGTGTTGAGGGGTGACGCAAACGCCCGGGACACCCGAACCCCAACCAGACCAAAACGAAACGCCGGAGGCAAAGCCGGAGGTGGGCGTCGGGCCCTGGGAAGGCGAATGGCCGGCGGGCGACCACTGGGATCCCGACCTGCTGGCCGACGGCGACCGGCGCAACGTCGTGGACAAGTACCGGTACTGGAAGCACGAGGCGATCGTCGCGGACCTGGACGCCAAGCGGCACGATTTCCACATCGCCATCGAGAACTGGCAGCACGACCTCAACATCGGCACCGTGGTGCGCACCGCCAACGCGTTCCTCGCCAAGGAGGTCCACATCATCGGACGACGGCGGTGGAACCGCCGCGGGGCGATGGTTACCGACCGCTACCAGCACGTCCGCCACCACCCCACCGTGGAGGACTTCGTGGCCTGGGCGCAGGGGGAGGGGCTGGCCATCATCGGGATCGACATCTTCCCCGATTCCGTGCCGCTGGAGACCTACGAGCTGCCGCAGAAGTGCGTGCTGGTCTTCGGGCAGGAAGGTCCGGGGCTGACTCCGGAGGTGCATGAGGCGGCGGAGGCAACACTGTCCATCGAGCAGTTCGGGTCCACCCGCTCCATCAACGCGGGCTCGGCCGCGGCGATCGCCATGCACGCCTGGGTGCGCCGGCACGTGTTTGGCCAGCACGTCTGATCAGCTGAATCACAGTTTTGCTCCCATTGTCCGAAACCCCGGACGGAACGTGGCGGCTTTCGGGTGATGCCGCTCACAGCCCGTGCTCAGATTGATTGGAAGGTTGGGGGACCTCGATCCGGTCGTCAAAGTGAGGAAGAGCATGCAGGCCACAACAAAAACGGGATCAGGGCCGCGCGTTGAGCGCCGCTCCATCGACTTCGTCCCGGAAAACGAACGTCACGGTTCCCCGGCACAACAGTTCACCCTGTGGTTCGGGGCGAACATGCAGATCACCGCCATCGTCGATGGCGCCCTCGCAGTGTTGTTCGGAGCTGATGCCCTGTGGGCGATCGTTGGCCTGCTAATCGGCAACCTTCTGGGCGGGGCTGTCATGGCGCTGCACGCGGCCCAGGGCCCCAAACTTGGGCTTCCGCAGATGATTTCCAGCCGGGCACAGTTCGGCATTCTGGGTGCCGTTATCCCGCTGGTGCTGGTGGTCATCATGTACCTTGGGTTCGCCGCCACTGGCACCGTCCTGGCCGGCCAGGCCGTGGACCAGATCCTGCACACCGGCGCACCGGCCGTGGGAATGATCCTCTTCGGGGCGCTGACCATCCTCGTCGCGACGCTGGGTTACAAATACATTCACATGATGGGCCGCATCGCCACGATCGTCGGAGTGCTCGGCTTCACCTACCTCGGCATCAGGCTGCTCATCAGCCAGGATGTAGGAGCCCTCCTGGGGGCCGGGAACTTCGAATTTCCCACTTTCTTGCTCGCCATCTCCCTCAGCGCCGGATGGCAACTGACCTATGGCCCCTATGTGGCCGACTACTCCCGCTACCTCCCCTCCAACACCCCAGCCCGCAAGACGTTCCAAGCGTCCTACTTCGGCACCGTGATCGGTTCGCAATGGTCCATGACCCTCGGAGCTCTCTTCGCCGCCCTTGCTTTGCCCAAGGGGGAGAGGTTCCTGGACGGCCAGGTGGCCTTCCTCGGACACATGAGCGGCGGAGGCCTCATCGCTGTGGTCATCTACCTGGTCATCGTGATCGGAAAGCTTACGGTCAACACCCTGAACGCCTACGGCGGTTACATGACCATGCTGACCTCGGTGACCGCGTTCACCCGCAAAACGGGTGTAGCCACCTGGACGCGGTTCGCGTACGTCGTCGGCTTCATCGGGCTGTCCGTGCTAATCGCCGTCCTGGCGTCGCCGGACTTCATCGCCAACTTCAAGAACTTCGTGCTGTTGCTGCTCATGGTTTTCATCCCCTGGAGCTCCATCAACCTGGTCGACTACTACCTGATCTCCAAAGAAAAGGTGGATATCCCGGCCCTGTACGACCTGAACGGCCGCTACGGGCGCTGGAACAAGACCGCCCTGATCACCTACGCAGCGGGCATCATCGTACAGATTCCGTTCCTGGCCCAAGCCCTCTACACCGGGCCCATGACGAAGCTCCTGGGTGGTCTGACATCTCCTGGCTCGTGGGGCTGGTCGTCACAGCCCTGGTGTACTACCCGCTGGCCAAGAGGAACTCCAACGCACCATCCCACATGATTTACCCGGCTGAAACGGGCCAAGAAGCCCTGGAGCCAGTGGCGAATTCCGCACCCGCCAGCCCAGCCGTCTAGGCAGCCCTGGCAGGCCCTGATGCGCCTGCACCCAACAAACAGTATTGGTGCCTGACGAGTGTCCCGGCCACAGGTGGCCGGGGCACTCATCCGGTTATGGGAAGTCGGCCACGGATCCCCAGCCTGCGCGATATCTCGCGGGCACAACGGGTTACCTCCGGAATCCACTCACGGGCCGCGTCTTCAATCCGCACTGCCCGTTCCTCCGGCGTCTCGGCATCCTTGGCGCGGCGCGCACCGCCGGGAGGAAACGCCCGGTTGGAGACAGTCAATGTCACGCTAGCCACGGGATAGCGCTCCCGGTCCAGGACGGCAACAGCAACGGAAGAGTAACCAACAGTGATTTCATCCTGTTCCCACGCGTAGCCCAGGGACCGCGCCCGCGACAGCAAATCCCGCAGGGCCGGCAAGGACTGCGGCCCGTTGTCATTGCGGACCGTGAAGGCCTCCGGGCCCGGAAACAAGGCTGCGACCTGGGCAGGATCCATCTGCGCCATCATCGCCCTGCCGCTGGCCGTCAGATGCGCCGGAAGCCGGACGCCGGTGTCTGTCACCAGAGGGCGCTGGCGCGGAGCGCGTTCTTCGATGACGTAAACGACGTCACGCCCATGCATCACCGCAAGGTGGGCAGTACGACGAGTTCGCCCCACCAGCCGCGCGAGCGGGTGACGGGCGATGCGCTGGAGAGGGGCCTGCCGTGAATAGCCGGTCCCGAGTTCATGTGCCGTGACACCCAGCGCATATTTTTGTTCCTCCGGAAGATGGACCAGAAACCCGTCATCAACCAAGGCTGCGATCAACTGATACGTTGTTGACCGCGGCACTCCCACATCTCGGGCGATGACCGAGGCGGCCACTGGGCCGGCCTGTTCCGCGACGTACCTAAGGACGGCGAGAACCTGCACAGCGGCAGGGGCTTTGGGGCGCAGCGATGAGCTACTCACTCTCCCAGAATACGCCCGCGGTTGTCCGGCATACCGGACACGGGGCTACAGACCTTCCGTCCACAGCGGCAGCGGCACCACGCTGCGGCTGCATCCTGATTCATCCAGTAGATGGCCCATGCGCTTGAATGTCCGGACCACGGCCTGCCGGGACATGACCGCACTTCCCGGAGCCCGATCGGCCAGTTCGCGCTCGTAGGCCTGGACTTGCAGGTAGTCACGGACCCACATGGTGACCAGCAGGTTCTGCGCCCCCAGAACCTGGGCGCTGAGGCGGCAGTTGCTGAGCGCGGCGAAGTAGTGGCCGACGTCGTCAACGTACTGTGCGGGGACGTTCAGGACCAGGGTGACTTCCCGCAGTCCCTGTTGGGCCGCCGTCGAAGTATCGCAGCGCAGCGCTATGTAACCGGTGGCGAGGAACCGCTCCACCCGCCGTCGTGCGGTTTGGGGCGAGACACCGCATGCGGCACCCAGCTCCGCCCAGCTGGCCCGCCCGTCCTTGGCGAGCTCTTCCAGCAGCGCCGCATCCAGCCGGTCCGGAGCGTACGCAGGCTGCATAGGCAGGGGGTCCGCTGACACCTGCCGGGCGCGTGCGGGTTCCAGGGTCCCGCTGCGCCATTCGGATGCCTGGCGGTACAGCTTGGTGACGAAAACAACCTCACGATGCGTGACGCCGGGCAGCCCAGGGAAGGAGCCGGTGACTATGTCCATCAGTTCGGCATGGCTGGACGCAAAGCAGTCCACAAAGAGGTCGTGCGAGCCGGTGACCAGCGAGACGGTGCCGAACGCCGGCTCGGCGCAAAGCCGCTCGATGAGCGCCTCACCCTCGCTGGGCAAAGACGACAGGTGGATGAACGCGGACCAGCCGGCACTGAGGTAGCGCTGTCCGGGAGCCGGTGTGATCCATGCCTGCCCTTGCTCCGCAAGGGCGTTCCAGCGCCTTGCCACCGTGGGCCCGGACAGGCTCAAGGCGTCCGCCACCCGGCTCCATTCGGCGCGTGGATTGATCTGCAGGGCATTCACGATTTCAAGGTCGATCTCCGAAATCATGGCCGTTTCGTTCAATATTTGCTGCCTCAGGTGAGTTTCGAACATTTTCTAAGCCAGTGTAAACGAAGGTCCTAACGTTGTGACTCGCATCACCACCGGCAAATCCCCCTGGACCACAAGGAATCACATGGCAAGCAAGACAGCACCTCCCCCGATGGCGGTCACCACGCGCAGGACTATTGCGGGAATGATCCTGGCAATGGCATTCATTGAGTCGCTCAGCGGCGTCACACAGGGGTACCTGAATCCCATCCTGCCCGCGCTGGGGCCCGTCTTCGGGATAGACGACCCCACCATCAACGGCATCTTCCTCATCTCCAACGTCAGCTTCGCCGTCCTCACCCCGATTATTTCGAGGCTCGGCGACAGCTTTGGATACCGGCTGGTGCTGCGCTGGTCCACGGGTGTTGTGACGGCCGGCGTGCTTCAAATGGCGCTCTGGCCGTCGCTGTGGACGGTGACGGTGGGTGTCGTCATGCTCACCTGCGTCGTGGGCTTCATCCCGCTCATGATGGGAATCCTGCGGGTCAGCAGCCCGGCCCACACACGCACCGGCGTGAGCGTCATGATCGGCATGCTCATGATCATGGTGGGAGCTGGCGGGCTGCTCGCCGGCATCATCGGTGTCACCGATCCGACGCTCGGCTTCTGGGTGGCGGTACCGTTCGCCGTGGTCGCCTTCATCTGCTCGTTCGTACTGCCCGACGCCGGGATCCCGACGCGTGAGGGCATCGCCCTGGCGCCGCTGCTGGCCTGCTCACTCGGGCTGATTGGGTTTGTGGTGGCGCTCTCGATGGCACCTGAGTGGGGCTGGCTCGACGTCCGGACGCTGGCGGCCGGCGTGGCAGGGATTGCCCTGCTGGCTTACTGGGCCAAGCGGGACTTCAGCGCCCCCGAGGGCCGCAGGTTCATGGACCTGCGGATGCTGGTGAATCCCCGGATCCGCGCCATCTCGCTTGCCACGTTCTTCTTTGGTTTCGCGTCCATCAGCTACTTCGGTACCAACGGCATTTTCCTGCATTCCAACCCGGACAAGACCGGCTACGGATTTGGCCTGAGCCCGCTTTTGATCGCGATTGTCCTCGCGCTGGCCTCGGTTCTTTCCCTGGTCTCCTCACTGCTCACGGCCAAAGCACTTAGAAGGTTCGGTGAACGCGCCACCCTCGTTTTCGCGGGTGTCCTGCTGGCGGGCGGCTTCCTGGTGATGGCGGTTGCCCACGGATCGCTCCCGGGCTACTGCGTCGGCTTCGCCATGTTCAACCTGAGCCTGGGGATGTACCAGGCGGGGACCCGGGCGCTGTCCGTCGAAGGCGTCCCCCTGGAGGAGACCTCGACGGCGGCCGGACTCAATGAGCTGGCATTGTCTGTCGGCATCGCGGTGGGGGCTGCGGTGGTCAAGCTCATCTCCTCAGCCTCGGCCGAGGCGGGGCACATCACGGAGCCCGGACTGCTGTCTATCTGGGGCGCCCTGGCTATGGCGGCCTTGATTGCGGCCGCCGCGAGTGCAGGCTACCCCAAGCGCCAGCCTGCCGGGGTGGCGGCATGATCACAGGACTTAACAGCAACAGGGGAGGGGCCGCCGTCGTTCCCGTAACCCGGGGCGATATCGAAGCGAGACTCGAGGCCGCCGTGGAACGCTGGAGGCCGGAGATTCTGGATCTGAGCCACGCCATCCATGCGGATCCGGAATTAGGCGGACATGAGTTCCGTGCCGCCAAGCGGGTGAGCAGGGTACTGCGGATGGCCGGGTTCAGCTTCGATGAGGCGCAGCCTGCGCAGCCCACGGCATTCAGCGCGCGATTCGGATCCGGTGAGCTTGTGGTGGCAGTCTGCACTGAGTACGACGCGTTGCCCGCGATCGGTCATGCGTGCGGGCACAACGTGAACGCGGCCAGCGCAGTCGGGGCAGCGCTGGCGCTGGCGGCCGTGGCCGACGAACTCGGCCTCACCGTCAAAGTGCTCGGAACGCCCGCGGAAGAGACCACCGGCGGCAAAGTGGACCTGATCGACGCGGGCTTTTTCGACGACGTATCCCTGGCCATGATGGCGCACGCTGCGGCAACGGACGTAGTGGGTGGTTCGTCCCTGGCCATGAGCATGTGGGACGTGCTGTTCGAGGGTCGCCCCGCCCATGCCGCCGCGGCTCCCTCGGAAGGTGTCAACGCCCTCGATGCGCTCGTAGTCGCGCAGACGGCAATCGCCTTGGCTCGGCAGCAACTGCCGGCGGGTTCAATCGTGTCTTTGATCGTGACGGAAGGCGGGAGTGCCGTCAACGTCATTCCGGAGCGTGCCCGGGCCAACATTGAAATGCGGGCCGCCAGCATCGAAAACCTCCGTCTGATCCAGGACAAAGTGAGGCGCTGCCTTGAGGCCGGTGCCCACGCGAGCGGCAGCACCCTTCAGGTCACACCCACGGGCAACGACTACGCAGAACTGCGCCAGGACACTTTCTTGTCAGAGGCCTACCGGGCAGCGATGACGGCCAAGGGCAGGGACGTTGCGTTCAGCGCCGAGCCGGTGGCCTCCACGGACATGGGAAATGTCTCGCAGCTCGTGCCGAGCATTCATCCCATGGTCGGCTACGACGTGCGGGGCGCCGCGCACCACACCGCAGAGTTCGCTGCGTTCGGTGCTTCCGCGGGTGCAGACAATGCGGTGCTTGACGGATCGTTCGGACTGGCCGCAGCGGCATGTGCGGCGGCCGCCGATCCGGGGCAGAGGAGGCGGTTGCTCCGTCGAGCGGGGGCGTAGTTTGGGAAATCCTGCAGTGCAAAGTGTTACCCGGCCGGGTGACGCGAACCACGGCCGGCGCAAAGAAATGGCTAGGATGGTTCCTAGCCGACGAGGTTCACTCCAGGGTCAACCCAACCCGCAGACGAAATTCGATTTAGGAGTCAGCATGCCCATTGCAACCCCAGAGATCTATGCCGACATGATCGATCGCGCAAAGAAGGGCGGCTTCGCGTTCCCCGCCGTCAATGTGACGTCCTCGCAGACGCTGAACGCGGCGCTGCGCGGTTTCGCGGAGGCCGAGTCTGACGGCATCGTGCAGGTTTCCACCGGTGGTGCGGCGTACTGGTCCGGTGCCTCCACGAAGGACATGGTTGCCGGGTCGCTGGGTTTCGCCGCGTTTGCCCGTGAGGTGGCCAAGAACTACAACGTGAACATCGCCCTGCACACGGACCACTGCCCCAAGGACAAGCTGGACGGTTTCGTCCTGCCGCTGCTGGCCGCTTCCGAGGAAGCGGTGAAGGCGGGCAAGGACCCGATCTTCAACTCGCATATGTGGGACGGTTCGGCCGAGACCCTGGACGAGAACCTGCGCATCGGCCGGGAACTGCTCGAGCGTGCCGCAGCCGCCAGGATCATCCTCGAGGTGGAGATCGGCACGGTTGGTGGCGAGGAGGACGGCGTCGAGCACGAGATCAACGAGAAGCTGTACACCACGGTCGATGACGCGCTGGCCACGATCGAGGCGCTCGGTGCCGGTGAGAACGGTCGCTACATCACGGCCCTGACCTTCGGTAACGTGCACGGCGTGTACAAGCCGGGCGGGGTGAAGCTGCGTCCGGAGATCCTGAAGGACATCCAGGCCCAGGTCGGTGCCCGGATCGGCAAGGACAACCCGTTTGACCTGGTGTTCCACGGCGGTTCGGGTTCCTCGGACCAGGAGATCGCGGACGCCGTGTCCTATGGCGTGATCAAGATGAACATCGACACCGACACTCAGTACGCGTACACCCGTCCGGTGGTGGACCACATGTTCCGCAACTACGACGGCGTGCTGAAGGTCGACGGCGAAGTGGGCAACAAGAAGACCTACGATCCCCGCGTCTGGGGCGCCTCCGCCGAAGCCGGCCTCGCCGCCCGCGTGGTTGAGGCAACCCAGCAGCTGGGCTCCGCGGGCAAGACCTTCTAGTCATGTCCGACGAGTTCCGCAAGAACCTGCTGGGCCCCGAGCCCACGCTCCTGCCTGCCGAGACCGAGGTGTACCAGCACCTCGCGCTCGGCGCTGAGGCGCTGGACCTCGTGGAAAAGCACCCCACATCGTCGCTGTTGTGGGCCGTCCTGGCCGAGGAGGCATGGGCGGAAGGCCGCACCATTGATTCCTACGCCTACGCACGGGTCGGCTACCACCGCGGCCTGGACTCGCTCCGCCGCAACGGCTGGCGGGGTGTGGGGCCCATCCCGTGGGAGCACGAACCCAACCGCGGCTTCCTGCGGGCGCTTTACTCGCTGGGTCGCGCCTCCGCCGCCATCAACGAGGCGGAGGAACCCGAGCGCATCGAGAAGTTCCTCAACGACTCGGACCCCGCGGCCAAGGCAGCCATCGAAGGCAAGTAATTAAGTACGACGGCGGGCGGTCACCTTCTCCAAGGAAGGTGACCGCCCGCCGTTGTACTTGTGGCCTGTTAGGGCCCAGGCTCAATCAAAGGTGTTAGCTAGGGGACTTCTGCAGGCCGGTGCGGGCCATGGCGTCGGCGTACGCAACCTGCATCTCGTCCAGGTACTGCTTCTGCCGCTCGGGGCTTCCGGCGAAGGAGCGGCCGCTCAGCGAACGGACCTTGTAGGTCTTCAGCCCCCGGCGCCAGAGCAGCGGAACTTCGGTCTTGAGCAGCAGGCCGGCGAGGCGGTTGGCCTCGGTGCCGTGGGCCACGATGACCGAAGCGCGGGGCACCAGGGCCAGGACCTTC from Arthrobacter globiformis harbors:
- a CDS encoding HAD-IIA family hydrolase; its protein translation is MAEADKVKTSAAVYRSGQEIECWLTDMDGVLVHENQAVPGAAELIQRWVDTSKRFLVLTNNSIFTPRDLAARLRTSGLEIPEENIWTSALATAQFLKDQVRGSESGNRAYTIGEAGLTTALHEAGFILTDQNPDFVVLGETRTYSFEAITMAIRLILAGARFIATNPDATGPSKDGPMPATGAIAALITKATGREPYIVGKPNPMMFRSAMNQIDAHSETTAMIGDRMDTDIIAGMEAGLHTVLVLSGITQRDDIASYPFRPNQVLTSVADLKNQI
- a CDS encoding TrmH family RNA methyltransferase codes for the protein MTQTPGTPEPQPDQNETPEAKPEVGVGPWEGEWPAGDHWDPDLLADGDRRNVVDKYRYWKHEAIVADLDAKRHDFHIAIENWQHDLNIGTVVRTANAFLAKEVHIIGRRRWNRRGAMVTDRYQHVRHHPTVEDFVAWAQGEGLAIIGIDIFPDSVPLETYELPQKCVLVFGQEGPGLTPEVHEAAEATLSIEQFGSTRSINAGSAAAIAMHAWVRRHVFGQHV
- a CDS encoding gluconokinase, which codes for MGVSGCGKSTIGDLLARELGAPFLDGDSLHPVENVTKMAAGTPLTDEDRWPWLVIVGRELAGAGPDGLVLACSALRRSYRDAIREQAPGAVFLHLHGSKEVLTARTEGRTGHFMPPALLDSQLATLEPLQADEAGVVVDIAAPVNAVVEQTMSGLIRLGFRAAS
- the pyrE gene encoding orotate phosphoribosyltransferase, which codes for MTATPDSLSNTAARARLLELIKELAVVRGKVILSSGAEADYYIDLRRITLHHEASKLVGQVMLSLIDDAGIDFECAGGLTMGADPVGAAVMHAATDAGRAIDAFVVRKAQKSYGMGRQVEGPSVEGRKVLVLEDTSTTGGSALTAVEGVRNAGGNVVAVAVIVDRDTGAKEKIEAEAGVPYLYAFSKDELGLS
- a CDS encoding FAD-dependent oxidoreductase, whose translation is MESTGCAVVGGGPAGMMLGLLLARAGVQVTVLEKHGDFLRDFRGDTVHASTIRLIDELGLGAEFRELPQSRLRNVAFPVPGGGMITLGDFSGLKPPYNYIAMMPQWDFLNFLARTAADEPSFTLLMEHTATSLMYDGGRVAGVRYRTKEGTEGALRADLVVAADGRHSVLRQAAGLKSREYPVPFDTWWFKLPRFASEQGEVAGIVPAFGERDAVIALFRDDYYQMGYFAPKGSGDRIKTEGVERFRERIAALRPDLADRLEAVRSLEDLHWLDVRLDRLLRWYVDGLLCIGDAAHAMSPAGGVGINLAIQDAVAAAARLAPALLRRNVTVKDLAAVQRRRMPPTVIIQTVQRGMHRAVFIPLFSGKRSGAPPFVQFVGRHFPAMRRILPRLIAIGLRPEHAPAFARREARRPTA
- a CDS encoding thioesterase domain-containing protein, which produces MPYEGAAGQTGRQRAPGAEAARLLRRAADLKRFSRRTFLSGAGASTILAADMLFTKRVQEERQVHKILVVEDDFAQSYFPHASWILFPGYKTSWEEAQWILNSLRGSLRLRGQLAAAGYSNLGLDIDQLVIAVIEHVRAHNLTTLYFYGHSFGGMVATQVAARLLELHGVKVELIVLDCSPYSKFDVLDQSWFDGVVFLYESGFRIPSVLRGGYELGERVVHKDERTWRQILDQTLEQLSPIAPSSVLIQTESAYIYHFDATRFADQIGDTRMAYIGNPRDQTVNYRTARDSWAHTFAANMVSADRQTDGALPAHASPGWNPFVYRPILEDLENEIFPLPGGGGKMTPF